The Candidatus Eremiobacterota bacterium DNA window TGACGCTAAACCGCGATCCCGTTGCGCCGCAGCAGCTCGCGATGGGCCTCGTCGGGAATTGGGGGACCCACGTCGAGGAGCTCCGCGAACTCGCCCGGCGTGTCGTGCTCGACGAGCTCGTCAACCGTCATGTCTGCGATGTGCATCTCGATCGCGCGTTCGACGTCCTTCCGTACTTCGGCGATACTCTGACCGACGGCGCCGACACCGGGCAGACCGGGTGGGTACGCGGACCAGCCGGTCTTCGAGCGCTCGTAGATGACACAAACTTTCATCGTTGCCCTTTCCGCCAAAGCCACCCGGCTTGGCGATAGATGCTTCGCAACGTACCGATCGGGACGTCGTCGTTATCCGAGCCCGGAACCGTCACCTTGTGCCCGTTCGTCGGATGTACCCATTGCTGATGGCTGCCGCGCACCGCAACGAGGCGAAAGCCCTCGTTCCGAAGCCGAAGCCGCACGTCGCGATATTTCACCGCCGGTCTATCACGCCGGCGAACCATGACGGCTAGGGCCGCTGCATTATTCCGATTGCGTTAGCCGGATTTGCATGAGCAAAGCCGGTTAAAGCACGGCACGTTGAGCGGACACTAGTCGCGCGGAGAACCGGCGTGATAGACTGGCGTGGAAAAGAGATATGATCGTTCCCGCCCGACCTCTCGACGACGACGAGCTGCTCCGGCTGAGCGCCGACAACCCCGGCTGGCACATCGAACGCGAGCCGGACGGATCGCTCAGCGTGAGCCCGACGTCGTTTCGTAACGCTGTTCGCGCGTTCGAGGCGTCGCGACAGTTGCACGAATGGGGACAGGGCCGTGGTCTGGCGGCGTCATCGGACGGCGGCATCACGCTGCCCGACAAGGCGGTGCGCGCGCCCGACGCGTCGTGGATCTCGTTCGAACGCTGGTTCGCGCTCAGCGCCGAGCAGCGGAAGAAGTACCCGGAGGTCATTCCGGACGTCGTCGTGGAGATCGTTTCGTACTACGATTCGTACGCCGCGCAGCGCCGAAAGACCGAACGCTACTGGCAGCAAGGCGCCGTCTACGCCGTCGTCATCGATCCGGAATCCCGCCGGGTCGAAGAGTTCGGCAACCCTCCGCCCGGCTTGCAGCTCGACTTCGACCGCATCATCGACGCGGGCTCGTCGCCGGCCGACGACGCGAAATGAACCTCACGCCGCCCCCGCGCGACCTACCGATATGGCCGGCCCGATTCGGTTCGTGATTCTTGCCGCGGCCCTCGGCACCGTAATTGCAGCGTGCGGCCATGGGGCGCCGCGGCACCCGGGCGCGGCGAAGCCGCCGCCCTTCGCGGCCGCGCCGCCGGCCTGCTTCGCCTCAAAGGGCTGTCCCGGCATGAACGCCACGATCTGCTTCGCCGCAAACGGCACGCGCACCACGAGCACGCGCTGTCCGACGGTCCGGCGGCAGTTCCGCTTCGCCGAACCGCCGCCGCCGCGGCGCTGAGCTTCTTCGCTTAGGCTACAGCTTCAGGCCGCAGTCTTCTTGCGCTTCGGCTTGGCCGCACTGGTCTTCTTTTTCGACGCGGCGGTCGCGCGCTTGGCGGGCTTCGCTTCTTCCTCTTCGTCGTCGGCGCCGGCGCCTTTTTTGCGGCGCTCTTTGGACTGCTCGAGCGAGCGCTGCAGGACGTCCATCAGGTTGACGACGTTCGTGGCCTGCGGCTTGCGGATCTCCGGCGCTTCGATCTCTTCGCCGTTGGCGCGCGACTCGATCATCGCCAGGACGTCTTCCTTGTACTTGTCGTGGAACTCCTCGGGCTTGAACTCCTCGGCGCTCATCGTGTCGATCAGCATCTTCGCGATCTTGCGCTCGCCCTCGGCGACCTTCTCGCTCAGCGCCGGGAAGTCGAAGCCGCTCTGATCGACCAGCTCGTCCTCGAAGTGCATCAGCTCCAGCACCAGCGCCTCGCCGTTGGGTTTCACCGCGGCGATGTGCTCGCGCGAGCGGATCACCACCCGCGCGATCGCGACCTTCTTCGACTCGATCAGCGCGTCGCGCAGCAGCGCATAGGCGTGGCGGCCCTTCTTCTCGGGCTCCAGGTAGTACGGCGTGTCGAAGTACATCGGGTTGATCTGGTCGAGCTCGACGAACTCGACGATCTGGACCGACTGCGTCGCCTCGGGCCGGACCGCTTTCAAATCGTCGTCGGTGACGGTCACGTAGCGGCCCTTCTCGTACTCGTAGCCGCGCACGAGGTCGGCGTACTCGACCTTCTCGCCGCAGACGGTGCAGTGCCGCTCGTTGTAGATGCGGCCGTCGTCCTTCTTGTGCAAGAAGTTGAAGCGCAGGTCGTTCGTCCGAACGGCCGTGAAGAGCTTCACCGGGATCGTGACGAGTCCGAAGTTGATCGCGCCGGACCAGATCGCATGTGCTGCCATGACGTTATTTCTCCGACTACTCCCAAAGCGAGCGAGCGCGTGACAGGGCGCTTTCGAGCGACTGCGGCTTCCATCCCTCGCGCCGCCACGGGTCGCCGTCCTTCGCGACGAGCTTGGGCACGTTCGCGAGCGTCCACCGCCGCATCTCGCGGGTCGTCTCGGGGGCGCGCTTGCGGCGCATCGCCTCGACCTCCCGCCATTCCAGCGGCATCGACACCGGCGCCCCGTCCCGCGCCCGCACGGTGAACGGCGCGACGTACGTTTTCCCCTTGCCTACTTGAACCCAATCCAAGTAGACGAGGTCCTCGGGCCGGCGCGAGATCGTCCGCTCCAGCGTCGTGTCCTGCGGCAGCACGGTGTGGACGCGGCGGGCGACCAGCTCGGCAAACGCCTTGGCCACCTCGTAGTCGTACTTCGGCTTAAGCGGGATGACGACGTGGAGTCCCATCCCGCCGGTCGTCTTCACCGCCGGGACGATCCCGACGTTGCCGAGCTCCTCGCGGAAGGCCAGCGCGACCTTCGCCAGCCGCGCCAGCGGACAGCCCTCGCCGGGGTCGAGGTCGAGCAGGATCACGTCCGGCGTGTCGAGCGAGCGCACCCGCGAGTACCAGATGTGCAGCGTGACCGCGGCCAGGTTGGCGACCCACACCAGCGTCGCTTCGTCGTTGCACACGACGTACGTCACCTCGCGCGGCTCCCCGGTCGACGGTTTGATCGTCACCCGCTCCACCCAATCCGGAGTGTAGCGCGGCATCTGCTTCTCCCAGATCCCGCGCGGGACCGCGATGCCGTCGGGGAAGCGCTCCATCGTCAGCGGGTTGTCGCGCAGGTACGGCAAGATGAACGGCGCGACCGCGCGGTAGTACGCGACCAGATCGCCCTTGGTGTAGCCGTCGCGCGAAAAGAGAATCTTGTCCTGGTTCGTCAGCTTGACCTGACGGCCGCCGACCGCGACGGCGGTCTCCGATTTTTTCGCCGCCACTACGCGTTCGGGTCGGCGTGCTCTTCCCGCTCGCGCACGACGTTCTTCGGGTCTT harbors:
- a CDS encoding Uma2 family endonuclease yields the protein MIVPARPLDDDELLRLSADNPGWHIEREPDGSLSVSPTSFRNAVRAFEASRQLHEWGQGRGLAASSDGGITLPDKAVRAPDASWISFERWFALSAEQRKKYPEVIPDVVVEIVSYYDSYAAQRRKTERYWQQGAVYAVVIDPESRRVEEFGNPPPGLQLDFDRIIDAGSSPADDAK
- a CDS encoding type II toxin-antitoxin system HicA family toxin, coding for MKYRDVRLRLRNEGFRLVAVRGSHQQWVHPTNGHKVTVPGSDNDDVPIGTLRSIYRQAGWLWRKGQR
- a CDS encoding type II toxin-antitoxin system HicB family antitoxin; this translates as MKVCVIYERSKTGWSAYPPGLPGVGAVGQSIAEVRKDVERAIEMHIADMTVDELVEHDTPGEFAELLDVGPPIPDEAHRELLRRNGIAV
- a CDS encoding Ku protein; the encoded protein is MAAHAIWSGAINFGLVTIPVKLFTAVRTNDLRFNFLHKKDDGRIYNERHCTVCGEKVEYADLVRGYEYEKGRYVTVTDDDLKAVRPEATQSVQIVEFVELDQINPMYFDTPYYLEPEKKGRHAYALLRDALIESKKVAIARVVIRSREHIAAVKPNGEALVLELMHFEDELVDQSGFDFPALSEKVAEGERKIAKMLIDTMSAEEFKPEEFHDKYKEDVLAMIESRANGEEIEAPEIRKPQATNVVNLMDVLQRSLEQSKERRKKGAGADDEEEEAKPAKRATAASKKKTSAAKPKRKKTAA
- the ligD gene encoding non-homologous end-joining DNA ligase; this translates as MAAKKSETAVAVGGRQVKLTNQDKILFSRDGYTKGDLVAYYRAVAPFILPYLRDNPLTMERFPDGIAVPRGIWEKQMPRYTPDWVERVTIKPSTGEPREVTYVVCNDEATLVWVANLAAVTLHIWYSRVRSLDTPDVILLDLDPGEGCPLARLAKVALAFREELGNVGIVPAVKTTGGMGLHVVIPLKPKYDYEVAKAFAELVARRVHTVLPQDTTLERTISRRPEDLVYLDWVQVGKGKTYVAPFTVRARDGAPVSMPLEWREVEAMRRKRAPETTREMRRWTLANVPKLVAKDGDPWRREGWKPQSLESALSRARSLWE